Part of the Sphaerochaeta associata genome is shown below.
TCCTATACTAAAGTCCTCGGGGAACGCACAGAGGTCGTCGACAAACACATGGTAGAGTACCAAGAACACATCAGTATAGAGCGATGTCGACCTGTGTGGCACGCCTCCCACCCTCTCATCAGCAAAGTCACAGGCAGCCAAACAGCATGCCTGTGACACATAATATTACCATACAACAAGTGCTGCGCACCTGCATATGCGAACTTACTTATCTCTCACCAACTCCAGTACGATAGCGACTATATTCCAAATCGAACTCAGAATCTGCCAGACAAGAAATAGTATTAAGGCAATCGATACGATTGTTGCAAGCATAATCATGTGCAATACCCCCCTTACGCCTTTTCTCTAATCCGTTCGCCTGTTTCGATGTCGAACAGGTGAGTCTTTTCTCCCCGGACCTCAAGCTTGACTACATCATCCCTTCGGTACCGTCTCTCATCCTCGGTGATCAGCATAAGTAACATATCACCGACATGAATGCCGATGCGCCGCTCATCACCCAGGTTCTCGAACGTCGCAATATGCTCAGGTGTCCCTACAGAGTCCTCGCCGCCGATCAACACATCCATCGGTCGAACACCGACCTTGCAGCGGAAACCGTCCTGGATTACGTCATAATATCGTCTTGGAACAGTGATCTGGAGATTACTGTTCTCGAATGAGAAAAAGTAGACTCCTTCCTTCTTGATGATTTTCGTCTCAAGAATATTCATCGGTGGTTCACCAATGAAGGATGCAACGAACTCGTTGGCAGGATCATCATATACCTCAGTCGGGGTTCCGAACTGCTGCAGAACACCGAAATTGATGATGGCGATCCTGTCGGCAAGGGACATTGCTTCCAACTGGTCATGCGTTACATAGATTGTGGTGCATTTGATTTTGTTTATCAGGCGCTTAATCTCAATACGCATGGCCTGGCGGGCTTTGCCGTCAAGGTGTGAAAGCGGCTCATCCATCAAAAGAATTTCCGGCTCCCTAATGATTGCACGAGCAATGTTCACACGCTGTTTCTGTCCACCGGAAAGTTTGACAGGCATCTTTTCCAGAAGGTCCTCAATCTGCATCAGTGGTGCAATTTCTCGGACTCTTCTATCAATCTCAGCACTATCAACCCCTTTAGCCCTAAGATTAAACGCAACGTTCCCGTACACATTAAGAGGAGGATACATTGCATAATCCTCGAAGGCCAGACCTATCTTTCGATCCTTTGGGTGAAGGTCATTGATAAGACAATCATCAATATAGATATTCCCTTTCGTAATGTCTTCAAGACCGGCAATCATACGGAGCGTGGTTGTTTTCCCGCATCCGGAAGGCCCAAGTAAAGCAACAAACTCTCCCTGCTCACATTTAAGGTTCAAATCATTTACGGCATAATCATTAACGGTTCTCTTCTTTTTACCGGAATTGTCATATCGTTTGAATAAATGTTCTAGAGTCAGACCAGCCATTATCGAACCTCCTGTATTGTTGCTAAAGCCTTCACGGCCTCTTCATCATATCTGACAATGTAATTCTTCGATTCGCAGTCAAATACAATGGACTTCCCGATTTCAGGATGGATGTAGATATCGCTGTCTATTCGGACCCTCAAGCCGTTCGGAGCAATCATGCGAAGCTGGTAGTCACCGCAATCGGCAATAATTACCGATTTGTTCCCGATACTCTCATAGCTGTACACCGTTGCCTTAAAGTAACCCTCAATCTTCTCGAAGCTGTATTGGATGTGCTGGGGGCGGATTCCGATATCGACACAGCGAAGAGCAAGCTCACCGATCTTTACCATAACCTTCTCATCCACAGGCATTTCCATACTGATCTTCTTTCCGAGTACTTCAAAGCAGAGGTTGTATTTGTTTCCCTCAACTTTAATCGTGGAAGGGATGATATTGATCTGAGGTTCACCCATTAAAGAGGCAACAAACTCATTGATCGGCATATAGTATATTTCATCACCGGATCCAATCTGAATGATCTTACCCTTATTGATGATGGCAATCCTATCGCCTAATGCCATGGCTTCCATAAAGTCATGTGTAACATAGATACAAGTCGAGCCAAGGTTGGCCTGCATTTCCTTCAGCTCCGTACGCATGGAGTTTCTGAGTTTTGCGTCCAAGTGAGCAAGTGGCTCATCCATGAGAAATACATTAGGGTCGCGGACTAGTGCCCGTCCCATTGCCACACGCTGCTTCTGGCCGTTGGACAACTGGCTCGGCAACCGCTCGAGCAAATTCTCCATCTTCATCATCTTCGCAGCGGCATACACCTTTTCCTTGATGGTATTCTCATCGGTTTTGTAGAGCTTGCTTCTAAGGGGAGATGCCATATTGTCATATACGGTCATGTTGGGGTAAAGCGCATAGTTCTCAAATACCATTGCAACATTCCGGCGGGCCGGATCGACCAGATTCATCAATTGGTCATTAAATGATATGGTCCCTTCATCTGGAATCAAAATACCAGCAACACAATTCAGAATGGTTGTCTTTCCTGCACCAGCCGGCCCGAATAATACGAAGAACTCATTATCATGAATCTCGAATGAAATACCGTCGAGTGCGCATACCTTTCCAAACGTTTTCTTAACATTTTCAAACTTAATTCTTGCCATATCAAACCTTATCCTTTAACCGCACCGAAACTCAGTCCGCGCACAAGATGCTTCTGAATAAACAGTGCAAATACGATAGCAGGAAGTGCTGAGACTGTTGCCGCAACTGCAAGGTTCCCGTAACGGGCAGTGTCAGTACCAAGATATTTGGTGATTGCTACAGTGACAGGATACACTTTGCTACTGGCGAGAATCAGCGGGAATGTAAACGAGTTCCATGAAAAAATGAATGCCAACAATGCAGAGGAGACAAGGCCCGGTTTGATAAGAGGTATAAGCATCTTGAAGAAAATCTGATACCACGGATAGCCGTCTACTTGCGCAGCATATTCGATCTCAACGGAAATATCCTCAAAGTACCCTCTTACTACCCAAATCAGTAGAGGGAGCGAAATGAGCTGATAGACCCAAATCAAGCCTATATAGCTGTCATAGAGGCCCATCTTCTGATAGAGCATGAAGAGAGGAAGTACTACAAGAATCTCCGGTGCGAACTTGAAGGAAAGAATCTGGAAAGCCAGCTCCTCCTTCCTAGGGAAGTTGTATCGTGCAAGTGCATATGCTGCAGGAACACCGACGATCACAGAGACGAGAACGGCACCTCCGGAAACAATGAGGCTGTCTGTGATGTATCTTACGTAATCTGAACGCAACAATACTTCCTTATAGTTCGACAATGTCGGATTGAAGATGAAAGTTGTGGTGAAAACCTCTGTATCTGCCTTAAAAGAGATCATAACCATCCAAAGCAACGGAAACAGAGCAAAAATTGCATAGATTATCAGCAGAATATTCATTAGCGCGGTTAGTGCACCTTTTTTGCCTTTATTCATAATACCCCCTTCCTCACTCTTCCAGACCAGAGGCCTGCCTTTGTGCAAAGCGCTGGCGCTTTACAATAAACTTAGCCATCACATTGATGATAAGCCAAAGAACCAAAATGAATGAGATTGCAGATCCAAATTTCTGAAACTTGAATCCCTTCTGATACGAAGTCAACGAAAGCGACATGAGCGTATCGCCGGGACCGCCCTTCGTAAGTGCGAATATGACCGCATACTCCTGAAGTGCAGCCATCAATCTGAACAAGAGTGCGATGTAGAGACTCGGTTTGAGCATCGGGAGGGTCAGGTTCTTGAAATTGAACCAAGCACTTCCGCCGTCAATCTTGGCTGATTCGAACGGTGACTTGGGAAGGGATTGAAGTCCCGCAAGCACTAGAAGAATGACGAATGACGTGTTGATCCATACATCGATCATCACTACAGTCATGAGCGCAGTCCCAGGGGCTGACGCCCAAGGGAAATTATAAACTCCGAATATATTAAACAGTTTTTCTACAATACCTACTGAACTGTTCAGCATGAGCTGCCAAACAATCGTTGCAGTAACAGGAGCAACCATGAGTGGGAATACGAGCAAAACACGTAATACTTTCGAAAGCCAATTGTTCAGACTATTGAGAAGGAGAGCGATTCCTAGACCAAGGAGGATCTCTATCGCAGTGGAGAACAATCCATATAAAAGTGAAACTGTGAGAGCATTCCAGAATTCCCTGGAAGTCAACATGTTGACCCAGTTATCGAGACCAACAAACCTATGAGTAGGAAATTGGAATGAATAATTCGTAAACGAATACCAGATTGCCATCACAAATGGAACCATAATGCCAATTGTAATGATCAGTGACGGGGCAACAATAAGATACGGCCTTACCCGTACCTTGAAAGGGACTTTGTTCAAATCAGCTTTCTTGATGCCCAAGTTATCTTTTTGCATAACAGCACCTCTTGCAACAAACATAAAAGCACGGAGTATGGATTGGCCTATGCTCCGTGCTTATTAGCAGACTAACTACCTAGGTTATTCAACTTTAAGATCAGCAACGATAGAATCCATCGTCTTCTTCAATTGATCCATTGCAACCTGGACAGACGGGTACTTGTTGGTGGTAACCAGCTCTTGCAGAACCTTTGCCCATTCAGTGGTGGTTTCAACGAAATACGGCTGTGCAGTGAAGAAGATGCTTGCATTCTTCGACACAGTGCTGAATGCCTCATAGTAGCCTTCTGCATCAGCAACAGAATTTCTGTAAGCCTGGCTGGTCAGAACAGATGTGCGCGGAGTATCGGTACAAGCACCTTCCGTACCGGACCAGAGCATGAACTCGGGGCTGGTGAAGTGCTGCATGAAGTACCAAGCCGGTCCCTTCTTCTTAGAGGCAGAGTTCATAGCCATGGACCATACCCAAAGGTTGGATTTCATATCAGCTTCGGTCTTGCCAGCGGATACCGGATAAGGAACCATACCGAATGCAAGGTTGCCAGCCTGAGAAGAAGCACCCTTCACGTTCTGAGTGTATCCACCTCTGTCAGCATCCCACATCATTGCTGCCTTACCAGCACCAAGATCAGCACCGCACAACTCCCAACCGTAGCTTGCCCACTGAGGAGCACCACCGTTCTTTACCAGGTCAACCCAGTACTCGGTCATAGCGACAGCTTCAGGAGAGTTTACACGGCTCACGAGCTTTCCATTGACAACTTCAAAATCCTTTGCACCCCATGTCGAATAGAGGGACATGTATGCAGGGTGGATGGTGCCCCAGTCGGGGAGGCCGCGAACTGCGAGACCATAGGTTCCGCTTCCGCCAAATCCCTTCAGAGCCTTTGCAACACTCAGTAGCTCTTCAGCAGTCTTCGGAGGATTCAGACCCTTATCAGCAAGGACTTTCTTGTTGTAGGTGAGAATGTTAACTTCCCAACCCATCGGAAGTGCCCACTGAGAACCCTTTCCAACCGGGTGACCGGGCTTGAGGTCCCACTTCAGAGCATCGATTACACCAGGAATGAAGTCGGCATAGTTCCAACTCTTATCGGTGAGCGATGCATTGTTGATGTAGTTTTCCAACGGCTCTACGTTACCAGCGGTTGCATATCCCCAAGACTGATAAGCACCAGTCATGAAGACATCAATCGAACCAGAGCGGCTAGCAAGCTCTACATTCAGCTTCTCGAAGTAGTTACCTTCGGGCATGCTCGAATAGTTTACCTTGATACCAGTCTTATCAGTGAAATCCTTCAGCTTTGCTTCAACAGCACTAGCGTAGGTGTGATCGCTGAAGAGAACGGTAATCTCACTTCCGGCATACCTTTTCAAATCAAAATCGCCTGTCACTGATGTTGCATCAAGCACGGTGCTTGCTGCGTCCTTGGATCCCTGTGCAAATACGCTCGGCATAAGGACCGCAAGAATCATGAAAACCACTAAAAACTTTTTCATCCTTTTTCCTCCTTAATACTATATCCTTCTTATGAAAGATAAAAACCACAAACACTCGTCACAAAAACCAAAACCCTTTCAGGTTAATCGAACTTGATGACTACCTTCAAATCGCCTTCAGCCCCGCCGGCAAGTTTGAAACCCCTCTCCCAATCCTCCAGAGAGATTGTGGTTGTAACTATTCCATCGGTTTTCAAGTTACCCTTACTCATATTCTCAATCACAAATGGATAAGCATACGGGCTCAGGTGCGCTCCCCTAATATCAAGTTCCTTTCGGTCGCCGATAATCGACCAGTCAACGGTTGTTTCCTTAGAAAAGACTGAGAATTCTACAAAAGTACCAAGCTTCCTGATGATGGTGAGGCCCTGAATCACGCTTGCCGGGTTTCCAGTTGCTTCGATGTAGATGTCACAACCATATCCTTCGGTAAGAGCCTTGATTTCCTTGTCGATATCGCACTTGCCGGGATTCAGGATCAGGTCGGCACCAAACTCCTTGGCCTTTGCCAAGCGGTTATCCTGCATGTCGAGAACGATCAGCAACTTAGGATTCTTCATACGCGCATAGGTAACCATGCCGAGTCCGAGCGTGCCGGCACCGGAGATGACGACCACATCCTCGTTGGAGATCTCTGCCCTATCGACAGCATGCTTGGAGCAACCATAGGGCTCAATGAGCACAGCCTGTTCCATTAGCATATCGGCGGGGATCTTGGAAACGACAGCATTCTTCGGGTAGCGCACATACTCGGCCATACCACCGTTTGTGTAGTACATGAAGCCGAACATATCGTGGGGTTGGCACATCCAATAGTGGCCATCCTTGCAGAAACGACACTTGCCGCACGGAACAATCTGGTCAGCTGCAACACGATCGCCGAGCTGGAAGTCCGTTACATTCTCGCCGATCTGCACAACGGTTCCGAAGAACTCATGCCCGGGAATGAAAGGCGGCTTCACCCATGAAGGCTGAATGTCATCACCCCAGAACATGGCTGCACCATGGCTGCACTTAAGATCACCGGCACAAATACCGCATGCTTCCGTCTTAATAATTATATCATCAGCCCCGCACTCAGGTGTCGGGTACTCCGGTTCAAAACGATAGTCATCCTTGCTGTAAGCTACTAATGCCTTCATCGTCTTTGGGATTGTTCCTTTTACTGCCATAACAGGTACTCCTCGATTATCACTTATAGAAAGTCATTTTATATATGTCATGATATGTCAATAAAATTGACTTGTCAAACACATTTTTTTAATTTTTACCCCATATTTTCCGCAAAACTCAGTGAATATATATGAAACATGGCACTATGTAATGTAAACTATTGACTTTAATAATAAATGTTATATGATATGCTTTTATAAAAGCAAACTATGGAAAATCAACAATGAATCTATCGTCCGCAAAATTGAAGCAAGCAAACCGAAAAAAAGTATTTCTTGAAATATATGAGAAGAAGGCAATATCAAAAAACTCAATCTTAGAAAACCTAAAATTAAGCATTCCTACTATTACTCAGAACCTAAAGGAACTTGAGAATGAAGGGTTAATTATTCAGGAGGGATATTTCAAATCCACTGGAGGAAGACCTGCGACAATATACAAGTCCAATGAGAAAGCCTGTATTGCTATTGGAATGGATCTTCAGCCAAACAGCATTGAGATAGCTTCAATAGATATGTATGGCAGAATTATTGAAAAGGATTCACTAAGCATTACTTTCACCAACTCAGATTCATACTTCAAAACCCTCGGCAGCTTTGTCAATGAATTTATTCACAGAAGCGAGAAGCACAGCTCAACAGTTTTAGGGGTAGGCATTGCCGTCCCTGGCATTATTGCATCTGATGAAAACCATATGCTGTATTCCCAGGTTCTCAAGACATCTGATTTTACTCTTTCAGATCTAGCAAAATACATTGAAACCCCTCGCTGCCATTTTTATCACAATGCAGAATCCGGTGCTTTTGCTGAAATCTGGCATGGCAAGATCGACGGTTCTGCTTTAATGCTTTTCTTGGACAACTGTCTGTGCAATGCATTGATATTGAACGGTAAAGTATATCAAGGAATACTGAGCAGCGGTACTATTGAGCATATGGTTCTCCATCCAGGCGGAGAAACCTGCTACTGTGGAAAGAAAGGATGCGTTGATGCTTATTGTTCCGCATCAGGACTCAGCAGAATGATGAAACAGGACAATCTGGATGAATTCTTCATTGATTTAAGAAACGGAGATAGTGAAGCTGGAAGGATATGGAGCAAGTATCTTGAAGAACTGGCTTTAGCCATCGATAACTGTAGGATGATCATTGCCAGTGATGTGATACTGTCCGGTATGCTCCAGAAATATTTGACAAGTGAAGATTTCGAGATACTTAAATCGCTCTCCATGAGTAAAACAACATTTAAAAATGCTGATTTCAACATAACCAATGGAGTCTGTGGACGCAATGCAATAGTCATTGGAGCAGCAATACCACTGATGAAGGAATTCTTGCACAGCTGCAAGCTTCCATAGCAATCATCATCCATCAAGTGTCCGAGCTGACTGAAAATCCAAGACTCTTCCATCGAGCTGTAAAAGTTATAAACTTGTTGAGT
Proteins encoded:
- a CDS encoding carbohydrate ABC transporter permease; this translates as MNILLIIYAIFALFPLLWMVMISFKADTEVFTTTFIFNPTLSNYKEVLLRSDYVRYITDSLIVSGGAVLVSVIVGVPAAYALARYNFPRKEELAFQILSFKFAPEILVVLPLFMLYQKMGLYDSYIGLIWVYQLISLPLLIWVVRGYFEDISVEIEYAAQVDGYPWYQIFFKMLIPLIKPGLVSSALLAFIFSWNSFTFPLILASSKVYPVTVAITKYLGTDTARYGNLAVAATVSALPAIVFALFIQKHLVRGLSFGAVKG
- a CDS encoding ABC transporter ATP-binding protein, with product MAGLTLEHLFKRYDNSGKKKRTVNDYAVNDLNLKCEQGEFVALLGPSGCGKTTTLRMIAGLEDITKGNIYIDDCLINDLHPKDRKIGLAFEDYAMYPPLNVYGNVAFNLRAKGVDSAEIDRRVREIAPLMQIEDLLEKMPVKLSGGQKQRVNIARAIIREPEILLMDEPLSHLDGKARQAMRIEIKRLINKIKCTTIYVTHDQLEAMSLADRIAIINFGVLQQFGTPTEVYDDPANEFVASFIGEPPMNILETKIIKKEGVYFFSFENSNLQITVPRRYYDVIQDGFRCKVGVRPMDVLIGGEDSVGTPEHIATFENLGDERRIGIHVGDMLLMLITEDERRYRRDDVVKLEVRGEKTHLFDIETGERIREKA
- a CDS encoding ABC transporter ATP-binding protein — protein: MARIKFENVKKTFGKVCALDGISFEIHDNEFFVLFGPAGAGKTTILNCVAGILIPDEGTISFNDQLMNLVDPARRNVAMVFENYALYPNMTVYDNMASPLRSKLYKTDENTIKEKVYAAAKMMKMENLLERLPSQLSNGQKQRVAMGRALVRDPNVFLMDEPLAHLDAKLRNSMRTELKEMQANLGSTCIYVTHDFMEAMALGDRIAIINKGKIIQIGSGDEIYYMPINEFVASLMGEPQINIIPSTIKVEGNKYNLCFEVLGKKISMEMPVDEKVMVKIGELALRCVDIGIRPQHIQYSFEKIEGYFKATVYSYESIGNKSVIIADCGDYQLRMIAPNGLRVRIDSDIYIHPEIGKSIVFDCESKNYIVRYDEEAVKALATIQEVR
- a CDS encoding alcohol dehydrogenase catalytic domain-containing protein — protein: MAVKGTIPKTMKALVAYSKDDYRFEPEYPTPECGADDIIIKTEACGICAGDLKCSHGAAMFWGDDIQPSWVKPPFIPGHEFFGTVVQIGENVTDFQLGDRVAADQIVPCGKCRFCKDGHYWMCQPHDMFGFMYYTNGGMAEYVRYPKNAVVSKIPADMLMEQAVLIEPYGCSKHAVDRAEISNEDVVVISGAGTLGLGMVTYARMKNPKLLIVLDMQDNRLAKAKEFGADLILNPGKCDIDKEIKALTEGYGCDIYIEATGNPASVIQGLTIIRKLGTFVEFSVFSKETTVDWSIIGDRKELDIRGAHLSPYAYPFVIENMSKGNLKTDGIVTTTISLEDWERGFKLAGGAEGDLKVVIKFD
- a CDS encoding carbohydrate ABC transporter permease; amino-acid sequence: MQKDNLGIKKADLNKVPFKVRVRPYLIVAPSLIITIGIMVPFVMAIWYSFTNYSFQFPTHRFVGLDNWVNMLTSREFWNALTVSLLYGLFSTAIEILLGLGIALLLNSLNNWLSKVLRVLLVFPLMVAPVTATIVWQLMLNSSVGIVEKLFNIFGVYNFPWASAPGTALMTVVMIDVWINTSFVILLVLAGLQSLPKSPFESAKIDGGSAWFNFKNLTLPMLKPSLYIALLFRLMAALQEYAVIFALTKGGPGDTLMSLSLTSYQKGFKFQKFGSAISFILVLWLIINVMAKFIVKRQRFAQRQASGLEE
- a CDS encoding ABC transporter substrate-binding protein, with protein sequence MKKFLVVFMILAVLMPSVFAQGSKDAASTVLDATSVTGDFDLKRYAGSEITVLFSDHTYASAVEAKLKDFTDKTGIKVNYSSMPEGNYFEKLNVELASRSGSIDVFMTGAYQSWGYATAGNVEPLENYINNASLTDKSWNYADFIPGVIDALKWDLKPGHPVGKGSQWALPMGWEVNILTYNKKVLADKGLNPPKTAEELLSVAKALKGFGGSGTYGLAVRGLPDWGTIHPAYMSLYSTWGAKDFEVVNGKLVSRVNSPEAVAMTEYWVDLVKNGGAPQWASYGWELCGADLGAGKAAMMWDADRGGYTQNVKGASSQAGNLAFGMVPYPVSAGKTEADMKSNLWVWSMAMNSASKKKGPAWYFMQHFTSPEFMLWSGTEGACTDTPRTSVLTSQAYRNSVADAEGYYEAFSTVSKNASIFFTAQPYFVETTTEWAKVLQELVTTNKYPSVQVAMDQLKKTMDSIVADLKVE
- a CDS encoding ROK family transcriptional regulator translates to MKQANRKKVFLEIYEKKAISKNSILENLKLSIPTITQNLKELENEGLIIQEGYFKSTGGRPATIYKSNEKACIAIGMDLQPNSIEIASIDMYGRIIEKDSLSITFTNSDSYFKTLGSFVNEFIHRSEKHSSTVLGVGIAVPGIIASDENHMLYSQVLKTSDFTLSDLAKYIETPRCHFYHNAESGAFAEIWHGKIDGSALMLFLDNCLCNALILNGKVYQGILSSGTIEHMVLHPGGETCYCGKKGCVDAYCSASGLSRMMKQDNLDEFFIDLRNGDSEAGRIWSKYLEELALAIDNCRMIIASDVILSGMLQKYLTSEDFEILKSLSMSKTTFKNADFNITNGVCGRNAIVIGAAIPLMKEFLHSCKLP